A portion of the Flavobacterium limnophilum genome contains these proteins:
- a CDS encoding RagB/SusD family nutrient uptake outer membrane protein, whose product MKYKIYNYLAGFFSLAIVTTSCVNDEDLVQVDPNNDAVDSFWKTDQDAIEGVNAVYGSLLTDGTYMRSTPLLLDLKGDDARSNSPWGAMYNVGRFNSNVSDAAIYGWAYETYYQGIYRANQVLENVPAIEMDATLKNRILGEAHFLRGLYLFHAVNMFKNVPVPTKIAAFYPQKTEAEGWAQVIADFKAAADLLPPSYTDINDKGRATKGAALGYMGKAYLFTKDFPNAKIAFKQVIDLGVYSLVSNYRDNFTDTNENNSESLFEVQFSRSAGGVDLGWGGSPAVGWGKTSARAITYGPRVFGWTDVQPTFTLFNEFQEEKTVTNTVDPRLDATMFYNKPGGMQLYGKDFATFYAGNAGDLNDLFCRKYQNSDGAYADEKDWRSGINERLLRYADILLMYAECLNETSDTPGAYTYIQMVRNRVGLPNLATVKPNMTQAQMRDQIGHERFLEFPLEGHRFDDIRRWGWLQDPVKLAWLKTRDVEFNSYTKGREFFPIPQLEKDNNPGTIQNEGY is encoded by the coding sequence ATGAAATATAAAATATATAATTATTTAGCTGGTTTCTTTTCACTGGCGATTGTAACAACAAGTTGTGTTAACGATGAAGATTTAGTTCAAGTTGACCCCAACAATGATGCCGTGGATTCCTTTTGGAAAACAGACCAAGACGCCATCGAGGGAGTGAATGCAGTCTATGGAAGCTTATTGACTGACGGAACTTATATGCGAAGCACCCCCTTATTATTAGACTTAAAAGGAGATGACGCCAGAAGCAACAGCCCTTGGGGCGCTATGTACAATGTGGGGCGTTTCAACTCAAATGTTTCTGATGCCGCAATTTATGGCTGGGCTTACGAAACCTACTATCAAGGTATTTATCGCGCGAACCAAGTGTTAGAAAATGTACCTGCAATAGAAATGGATGCCACACTTAAAAACAGAATTCTTGGAGAGGCTCATTTTTTAAGAGGTTTATATTTGTTTCATGCAGTAAATATGTTTAAAAACGTGCCAGTGCCAACAAAAATAGCCGCTTTCTATCCACAAAAAACAGAAGCAGAAGGTTGGGCTCAAGTAATAGCAGATTTCAAGGCAGCCGCAGATTTACTTCCTCCCTCCTACACAGACATTAATGATAAAGGACGTGCCACAAAAGGTGCCGCTCTGGGATATATGGGTAAAGCTTATTTGTTTACCAAAGATTTTCCTAATGCCAAAATTGCATTCAAACAAGTAATTGATTTAGGCGTTTATTCTTTAGTGTCCAATTATCGTGATAACTTTACAGACACGAACGAAAACAATTCAGAATCTCTTTTCGAAGTACAATTCAGCAGAAGTGCTGGAGGTGTTGATTTAGGTTGGGGCGGATCTCCAGCTGTTGGTTGGGGAAAAACTTCAGCCAGAGCCATTACTTATGGACCAAGAGTTTTTGGATGGACAGACGTACAACCTACGTTTACATTATTTAATGAATTCCAAGAAGAAAAAACGGTGACAAATACGGTAGACCCACGTTTAGACGCAACGATGTTCTACAACAAACCTGGAGGAATGCAACTTTACGGCAAAGATTTCGCTACTTTTTACGCAGGTAATGCAGGAGATTTGAATGATTTATTTTGCAGAAAATATCAAAATTCCGATGGGGCTTATGCAGACGAAAAAGACTGGCGTTCTGGAATAAACGAACGTTTATTGCGTTATGCCGACATATTGTTGATGTATGCAGAGTGTTTGAACGAAACAAGCGACACTCCAGGCGCATATACTTACATACAAATGGTAAGAAACAGGGTTGGTTTGCCTAATTTAGCCACTGTAAAACCAAACATGACCCAAGCACAAATGAGAGACCAAATTGGACATGAAAGATTCTTGGAATTCCCATTGGAAGGTCACCGTTTTGATGACATCCGTCGTTGGGGCTGGTTACAAGATCCCGTAAAGTTGGCGTGGTTAAAAACAAGAGATGTTGAATTTAATTCTTATACAAAAGGAAGAGAATTCTTTCCGATACCACAATTAGAAAAGGACAACAATCCTGGGACAATCCAGAATGAAGGTTATTAA
- a CDS encoding XRE family transcriptional regulator produces MRKIETKKEYIAITNRIEELLTLVDNNTPTNDKNFIELDLLSDLVADYEETIDPSLKSS; encoded by the coding sequence ATGAGAAAAATAGAAACAAAAAAAGAATACATCGCAATAACGAATCGTATCGAGGAATTGCTTACCCTTGTGGACAACAACACACCTACCAATGATAAAAATTTTATCGAATTGGATTTACTTTCAGATTTAGTAGCCGATTATGAAGAAACTATCGACCCTTCTCTAAAATCTTCTTGA
- a CDS encoding SusC/RagA family TonB-linked outer membrane protein: protein MTNKRLFYYCNFLLPRKAWLLTMVVMLFSSYNLVAQNEKMITGSITSAKDGLTLPSVNVVVKGTQRSANADFDGKYVIQANPGEILVFSYIGYATQQVTVGNQDKINVALKEDVNKLDEVVVIGYGTQKKSDLSGAVSVVNMESAKKVVTYDTAKMLQGQVAGVTVQSSGEPGGFVNIKIRGLNSFTNNNPLFVIDGMIVDAPFDFAPGDVESMQVLKDASSAAIYGVRGANGVVIITTKKGKLGQLSVKYKSLIGFQNVAKTWDVTDRVGYQTITSAAEKNAGLTIAPGNDPTNPSYITNVDTNWQAEAYETGIVENHSLAFNGGAESLAYNMNLDYFKNSSYIKSPQDYERMSMNLNLNGKKGIFKYGTKIGYTQSDKENFNSYVGETAIGALVGAIPTMPVYDANRLGGYGGTDNLTQRAISLNVIGFNNLIENNGQRNRFIGDIWGEFEIVKGLKYKIDASFDRLDYENSKYIPQSDLGWYYITTKEEASLDVSTGSIDKTFFNNTLTYSKEIDKHKFDALVGIVQERSDSYNHWSRGVGYDYGEISMLQYADDTSTGERKETITGKSYISRVNYSYDDRYLLQANFRQDKSSLFSEKNNTANNYSFSGAWKLSNEKFIHLPEWVSNIKLRGSYGKLGNNTIAPYFFATTINSFAGYDFNNALAPGTTVVASLDPDVKWEDNETTDVAIEVGLFNNDLQFTAEYFVKNSTNLLIGVPLPYSTGAFPASITTNAGAMKNTGFEFSATYNNNRHAFKYSISANLGTLKNEVKQIGINGNPLYGTFSKSEVGRSMGEIFAYETAGIFQDAADLAASPTQTNAGVGDLKFKDVNGDGMISDLDRTYQGITIPKYSYGINFSSTYKNWDFSMFWQGAGGNKVFNGIYQNLMSAQYGNHHTDMLNYWTPTNTNTDVPRPMIGDPNANGRESNRFVEDGDYLRLQTMEIGYEIPIPVNNVVQKAKVFVNGQNLWTITKYTGADPDFNSNDGLRSRGYDGGSFPNPRTISLGVEVNF from the coding sequence ATGACAAACAAACGATTATTTTATTATTGTAATTTTTTATTACCGAGAAAAGCTTGGCTTTTGACTATGGTGGTAATGCTATTTTCTTCTTATAATCTTGTCGCCCAAAACGAAAAAATGATTACAGGAAGCATCACTTCAGCGAAAGACGGATTGACGTTGCCAAGTGTCAATGTTGTTGTAAAAGGAACTCAAAGATCGGCAAATGCTGATTTTGACGGAAAATATGTCATTCAGGCAAATCCTGGGGAAATTTTAGTTTTCTCTTACATAGGTTATGCAACACAACAAGTCACTGTGGGCAACCAAGACAAAATTAATGTTGCATTGAAAGAAGACGTCAACAAACTGGATGAAGTGGTGGTTATTGGATACGGAACACAAAAGAAATCAGATCTTTCCGGAGCTGTAAGTGTCGTGAATATGGAATCTGCCAAAAAAGTAGTTACCTATGATACTGCAAAAATGCTTCAAGGACAAGTTGCCGGTGTTACAGTACAATCTTCCGGCGAGCCTGGAGGATTTGTAAACATCAAAATTAGAGGTCTAAACTCTTTTACCAACAACAACCCTCTTTTTGTAATTGACGGGATGATTGTGGATGCTCCTTTTGATTTTGCTCCTGGCGATGTCGAGTCTATGCAGGTATTAAAAGATGCTTCTTCTGCCGCCATTTATGGTGTTCGCGGAGCCAATGGAGTTGTAATCATTACAACCAAAAAAGGAAAATTGGGACAACTAAGCGTGAAATACAAATCACTTATAGGTTTCCAGAATGTGGCCAAGACTTGGGACGTGACTGATAGAGTGGGTTATCAAACAATTACCAGTGCTGCCGAAAAAAATGCAGGATTAACAATAGCTCCAGGAAATGACCCTACAAATCCAAGCTATATCACCAATGTTGATACTAATTGGCAAGCCGAGGCTTATGAAACAGGCATTGTAGAAAACCATTCGTTGGCATTTAATGGTGGTGCTGAATCTTTGGCATACAATATGAACTTGGATTATTTCAAAAATAGCAGCTACATCAAGTCTCCGCAAGATTATGAAAGAATGTCCATGAACTTGAATTTGAATGGCAAAAAAGGAATATTCAAATACGGTACAAAAATAGGCTACACACAATCTGACAAAGAAAACTTCAACAGCTATGTTGGCGAAACAGCAATTGGTGCTTTAGTTGGAGCAATTCCTACAATGCCAGTTTATGATGCCAATAGATTAGGCGGTTACGGTGGCACGGACAACTTGACTCAAAGAGCTATATCGCTAAACGTTATTGGATTCAATAATTTAATCGAAAACAACGGACAAAGAAATCGCTTTATTGGAGATATCTGGGGAGAATTTGAAATCGTAAAAGGCTTGAAATATAAAATTGATGCCAGTTTTGACCGATTGGATTATGAAAACAGTAAATACATTCCTCAAAGTGATTTAGGATGGTATTATATTACAACCAAAGAAGAAGCTTCTCTAGATGTTTCAACTGGCAGCATAGATAAAACTTTCTTCAACAATACTTTAACTTACTCCAAAGAAATAGACAAACATAAATTTGACGCTTTGGTAGGTATCGTCCAAGAGCGCAGCGATTCTTACAATCACTGGTCAAGAGGCGTAGGTTATGATTATGGTGAAATCAGTATGCTACAATATGCAGATGACACAAGCACAGGAGAACGTAAAGAAACAATAACCGGCAAATCATACATAAGCCGTGTAAACTATTCTTATGATGATCGTTATTTATTGCAAGCCAACTTTAGACAAGACAAATCTTCTTTGTTTAGCGAAAAAAACAATACCGCCAACAACTACTCTTTCTCTGGAGCTTGGAAATTGAGCAACGAAAAATTCATTCACTTGCCAGAATGGGTAAGCAACATCAAACTAAGAGGTAGTTATGGTAAATTAGGAAACAACACTATTGCTCCGTATTTCTTCGCCACGACAATCAACAGCTTCGCTGGATATGATTTCAATAACGCCTTGGCTCCTGGAACAACAGTTGTAGCTTCTTTAGACCCAGATGTAAAATGGGAAGACAATGAAACTACAGATGTGGCTATTGAAGTTGGATTATTCAACAATGATTTGCAATTTACGGCTGAATATTTTGTAAAAAATTCCACAAACCTTTTAATTGGAGTTCCGTTACCCTATTCTACTGGTGCATTCCCTGCAAGCATTACAACAAATGCAGGAGCAATGAAAAACACGGGATTTGAATTTTCTGCAACCTACAACAACAATCGCCACGCTTTCAAATATAGCATCTCTGCTAATTTAGGAACTTTGAAAAATGAAGTGAAGCAAATTGGAATTAATGGAAACCCACTTTATGGTACCTTTTCAAAATCAGAAGTCGGGAGGTCAATGGGAGAAATATTTGCTTATGAAACAGCAGGAATATTTCAAGACGCTGCCGATTTAGCCGCATCACCTACTCAAACCAATGCCGGAGTGGGCGACCTTAAATTCAAGGATGTCAACGGAGACGGAATGATTAGTGATTTAGACAGAACTTATCAAGGGATTACCATTCCTAAATACAGCTATGGTATCAATTTTAGCAGTACCTACAAAAACTGGGATTTCTCTATGTTTTGGCAAGGTGCCGGTGGAAACAAAGTTTTCAATGGTATATATCAAAATTTAATGTCAGCACAATACGGTAATCACCATACAGACATGTTAAACTACTGGACACCAACAAACACTAATACTGACGTACCTCGTCCAATGATTGGCGACCCTAATGCCAACGGAAGAGAATCTAACCGTTTTGTAGAAGATGGAGACTACTTAAGACTACAAACTATGGAAATTGGTTATGAAATTCCAATCCCTGTAAACAATGTTGTTCAAAAAGCAAAAGTGTTCGTAAACGGTCAAAACCTATGGACTATTACCAAATATACTGGTGCAGACCCTGATTTTAACAGCAACGACGGATTAAGATCCAGAGGTTATGACGGAGGTTCATTCCCTAATCCTAGAACTATTTCTTTAGGAGTTGAAGTAAATTTTTAA
- a CDS encoding alpha-N-arabinofuranosidase, whose protein sequence is MKKALLILSVYVFCSQSVFSQKETTVISLKNIENAPTINKNIYGHFAEHLGRCIYGGFFVGDTSKIPNTAGVRNDVVKALKELKIPNLRWPGGCFADTYHWKDGIGPKEQRPTIVNQWWGGVTEDNSFGTHDFLNMCELLGTEPYLAGNLATGTVQEMADWVQYVNFAGKSPMSDLRVKNGRKEPWKVKIWGVGNEAWGCGGNMTAEYYTGEYRKYATFMSDWTNSGALMRVASGANSGDYNWTETIMKNIPGNMLGGVALHHYSVIDWNKKGDAVDFAEDIYFRTMTEALKMEELVTKHSAIMDKYDPKKNIALVVDEWGGWYEVEKGSNPGFLYQQNTMRDAVLAGTTLNIFNNHAERVRIANLAQCVNVLQAVILTDKTKMLLTPTYHVMKMYSVHQDATLIPLTFESPLYTFNDKSLPAINVSASKDAKGLTHISLVNVDSKKENKIEIDLNALGIKTVTGTILASSKLQDHNTFDNPTKIQPTVFKGFEIKKGKLEIVIPPFSVVTLEGK, encoded by the coding sequence ATGAAAAAAGCGTTATTAATTTTATCAGTTTATGTTTTTTGTAGTCAAAGTGTTTTTTCTCAAAAAGAAACAACAGTAATTTCCCTAAAAAACATTGAAAATGCACCAACAATCAACAAAAACATCTACGGTCATTTTGCCGAACATCTCGGCAGGTGTATTTACGGAGGTTTTTTTGTGGGCGACACTTCAAAAATACCCAACACAGCTGGTGTCAGGAATGATGTTGTTAAAGCTCTAAAAGAATTAAAAATACCAAACTTGCGTTGGCCAGGCGGTTGTTTTGCCGACACCTACCACTGGAAAGATGGTATTGGCCCCAAAGAACAAAGACCAACAATTGTAAACCAATGGTGGGGTGGCGTGACCGAAGACAACAGCTTTGGAACACACGATTTTTTAAATATGTGCGAATTACTGGGAACCGAACCTTACTTGGCTGGAAACTTGGCAACTGGCACAGTTCAAGAAATGGCAGACTGGGTACAATACGTAAACTTTGCAGGCAAAAGCCCAATGAGTGATTTGCGTGTCAAAAATGGAAGAAAAGAACCTTGGAAAGTGAAAATATGGGGCGTTGGCAACGAAGCTTGGGGTTGTGGTGGCAATATGACAGCCGAATATTACACTGGCGAATACCGAAAATATGCCACCTTCATGTCGGATTGGACTAACTCTGGCGCATTGATGCGCGTGGCCTCTGGAGCCAATAGCGGCGACTATAATTGGACAGAAACAATAATGAAAAATATTCCAGGCAATATGCTTGGTGGTGTCGCTTTGCATCATTATTCCGTAATTGATTGGAACAAAAAAGGAGATGCTGTCGATTTTGCCGAAGACATTTATTTCAGGACCATGACGGAAGCCTTGAAAATGGAGGAATTGGTTACCAAACATTCCGCCATTATGGACAAATACGATCCAAAGAAAAATATAGCCTTGGTAGTCGATGAATGGGGCGGTTGGTATGAAGTTGAAAAAGGCAGCAATCCCGGCTTTTTATACCAACAAAACACAATGAGAGACGCCGTTTTGGCGGGAACTACCCTGAATATTTTCAACAATCATGCCGAGAGGGTTCGCATAGCCAATTTGGCCCAATGCGTCAATGTGTTGCAAGCGGTAATTCTTACCGACAAAACAAAAATGTTGTTGACACCAACATACCACGTAATGAAAATGTACAGCGTGCACCAAGACGCCACATTAATACCGTTAACATTCGAGTCGCCATTGTACACATTCAACGACAAAAGTTTACCGGCCATTAACGTTTCGGCTTCAAAAGACGCCAAAGGTTTAACCCACATTTCATTGGTAAATGTTGACTCCAAAAAAGAAAACAAAATAGAAATAGACCTCAATGCACTTGGAATCAAAACAGTGACAGGAACCATACTTGCTTCATCCAAATTGCAAGACCACAACACATTCGACAATCCAACAAAAATTCAACCAACGGTTTTTAAAGGTTTCGAAATCAAAAAAGGTAAATTAGAAATCGTAATACCTCCTTTTTCTGTTGTAACTTTAGAAGGAAAATAA
- a CDS encoding transketolase family protein — translation MNKKIDNLAADNIRALAISMVEKANSGHPGGAMGGADFLHILYTEYLNFDPTEMDWSFRDRFFMDAGHLSALMYAQYNLLGNYKKEDLQNFRQWGSITPGHPEVDVLRGIENTSGPLGQGHAMGVGAAIAAKFLDARFKGLFEHKIYGFITDGGVQEEISQGVGRIAGHLGLNNFIMFYDSNDVQLSSMTDEVTSEDTAMKYIAWGWKVITVDGHDHDQIRKALDEANAETEKPTLIIGKTIMGKGCVLADGSMYEGECELHGKPIGDTKADFNKTLINLGANPESSFDIYEEVQAHYTTVLAQKTEAAAKKKATVAAWKAANPALAQKMDSFLSGVLPDLDLSQVVQKANVATREASSAVLGYLAENLENVIVSSADLSNSDKTDGFLKKSSVLQKNDFSGAFLQAGVAELTMTAIANGIALHGGVVPVVATFFVFSDYMKPAIRLAAIQELPVKYVLTHDSFRVGEDGPTHQPIEQEAQMRLMEKVKNHSGHQSLLALRPADAIETSVAWDMALKNTTTPTALILSRQNIKDIPATGTSRYQDATEAKKGGYLVKSTPNADITLFANGSEVSTLLDAALILEKGNNLKVNVASIISEGLFKQQSKEYQESVIPKGKLVFGLTAGLPVNLEGLIGDSGKVIGLDHFGYSAPASVLDQKFGFNPESASKEILKYIEESK, via the coding sequence ATGAATAAAAAAATTGACAATTTAGCCGCAGACAACATTAGGGCATTGGCCATTTCGATGGTAGAAAAAGCAAATTCAGGACACCCTGGAGGTGCCATGGGAGGTGCTGATTTCTTGCACATTCTTTATACAGAATATTTGAATTTTGACCCAACTGAAATGGACTGGTCTTTCAGGGATCGTTTCTTTATGGATGCCGGACACTTATCGGCATTAATGTATGCACAATACAATTTGTTGGGGAATTACAAAAAAGAAGACTTGCAAAATTTCAGACAATGGGGTTCTATCACTCCTGGACACCCTGAAGTGGATGTTCTTAGAGGAATAGAAAACACTTCTGGACCATTAGGACAAGGGCACGCCATGGGAGTTGGAGCCGCGATTGCCGCCAAATTCTTGGATGCAAGATTCAAAGGTCTTTTCGAACACAAAATATACGGTTTCATCACTGACGGTGGAGTTCAAGAAGAAATCTCACAAGGAGTTGGTCGTATTGCAGGACATTTAGGTTTGAACAATTTTATCATGTTTTATGATTCTAATGATGTTCAACTTTCTTCCATGACCGACGAAGTTACGTCTGAAGATACTGCCATGAAATACATCGCTTGGGGATGGAAAGTAATCACCGTTGATGGACACGACCACGACCAAATCAGAAAAGCATTGGACGAAGCCAATGCAGAAACAGAAAAACCAACCTTAATTATTGGTAAAACCATTATGGGTAAAGGTTGCGTTCTTGCAGATGGTTCCATGTATGAGGGCGAATGCGAATTGCACGGAAAACCAATTGGTGACACCAAAGCTGATTTCAATAAAACCTTGATCAATTTGGGTGCCAATCCAGAAAGTTCTTTTGATATTTACGAAGAAGTTCAAGCACATTATACTACAGTATTGGCTCAAAAAACGGAAGCTGCCGCTAAAAAGAAAGCGACTGTTGCTGCTTGGAAAGCCGCCAATCCAGCATTGGCCCAAAAAATGGATTCTTTCTTGTCTGGAGTACTTCCTGACTTGGATTTGAGTCAAGTAGTTCAAAAAGCAAATGTTGCCACAAGAGAAGCTTCTTCTGCAGTATTGGGGTATTTGGCAGAAAACTTGGAAAACGTAATCGTTTCTTCGGCAGATTTATCCAACAGTGACAAAACGGATGGTTTCTTGAAAAAATCTTCTGTTTTACAAAAAAATGATTTCAGTGGTGCTTTCTTGCAAGCTGGTGTTGCCGAATTGACCATGACAGCTATCGCAAACGGAATCGCCCTTCACGGAGGTGTCGTTCCTGTAGTGGCAACTTTCTTCGTGTTTTCTGATTACATGAAACCAGCAATACGTTTGGCTGCCATCCAAGAATTGCCAGTAAAATACGTCTTGACACACGATTCATTTAGAGTAGGTGAAGACGGGCCAACCCACCAACCAATTGAGCAAGAAGCCCAAATGCGTTTGATGGAAAAAGTAAAAAACCACTCTGGACACCAAAGTTTATTGGCACTTCGTCCTGCCGATGCCATCGAAACTTCAGTGGCTTGGGATATGGCGTTGAAAAACACGACTACTCCAACTGCCTTGATTCTTTCCAGACAAAACATCAAAGACATTCCTGCAACAGGAACTTCAAGATACCAAGACGCAACCGAAGCCAAAAAAGGTGGTTATTTAGTAAAATCGACTCCAAATGCCGATATTACTTTATTCGCAAACGGATCGGAAGTTTCGACACTTTTGGATGCTGCCCTAATTTTAGAAAAAGGAAATAACCTAAAAGTAAACGTTGCTTCCATCATCTCTGAAGGATTGTTCAAACAACAATCAAAAGAGTACCAAGAAAGCGTTATTCCAAAAGGAAAATTGGTTTTCGGATTGACTGCCGGACTTCCAGTAAACTTGGAAGGATTGATTGGCGACAGCGGAAAAGTGATTGGATTAGACCATTTCGGTTATTCAGCGCCAGCAAGTGTCTTGGATCAAAAATTCGGATTCAACCCTGAAAGTGCTTCCAAAGAAATCTTGAAATACATCGAAGAAAGCAAATAA
- a CDS encoding DUF6705 family protein, producing the protein MKKLLILGFIILMNLSCKAQILSVENKINYINSANGIPKNITYIKDVNNILDKYVGTWKGTYNNRNYEFILTKYTSNYKNLLEDKLLMRYVISDVNGTIIEDTRALPDTSPYVIKGDYVDGSFYELYYGGKESLCGQIGSIIIDIQPSSNNNTMRLFFTPQQDILSLKDCPNGSATQIMPLNNLILTKQ; encoded by the coding sequence ATGAAAAAATTACTAATTTTAGGATTCATTATCCTAATGAATTTGTCTTGTAAAGCACAAATTTTATCCGTGGAAAATAAAATAAACTATATAAATTCCGCTAATGGCATTCCTAAAAACATAACATATATAAAAGATGTCAATAATATTCTAGACAAATATGTAGGGACTTGGAAAGGGACTTACAATAATAGAAATTATGAATTTATATTAACAAAATATACAAGCAATTATAAAAACTTATTGGAAGACAAACTCCTTATGCGTTATGTTATTTCAGATGTTAACGGAACAATTATTGAAGACACTAGAGCATTGCCAGATACTAGTCCTTATGTTATTAAAGGAGATTATGTTGACGGCTCATTCTATGAATTATATTATGGTGGAAAAGAAAGTCTGTGTGGTCAGATAGGGAGTATTATCATTGATATTCAACCAAGCAGTAATAACAACACGATGAGATTGTTTTTTACCCCACAACAAGATATCCTTTCTTTAAAAGATTGCCCCAATGGTAGTGCCACACAAATTATGCCATTAAATAATTTGATTTTGACCAAACAATAG
- a CDS encoding NUDIX hydrolase, with product MLNSYSTADKVLLAVDCIIFGFDHEGLKILLIKRDFEPEKGKWSLIGGFLKKEEVLDTAAIRILESYTGLQDIYMEQLHAYSEIDRDPVERTISVAYYALINIENHNAELIQNYHPQWFKVADAPKLIFDHDSMVRHAIRRLRYRTSMKPVGFELLPEKFTMRQLLELYESILDKELDKRNFISKINSLDILVKLDEKDMQSSRKGSYLYTFDKEKYDAKLLNDFVLNL from the coding sequence ATGTTAAATAGTTATAGTACAGCCGACAAAGTATTGTTGGCTGTGGATTGTATTATTTTTGGTTTTGACCATGAAGGATTAAAAATACTTTTAATCAAGAGGGATTTTGAACCCGAAAAAGGGAAGTGGTCCTTGATAGGTGGTTTTCTTAAAAAGGAAGAAGTGTTGGATACCGCAGCGATTCGAATCCTGGAAAGTTATACCGGTCTTCAGGATATTTATATGGAACAATTGCACGCTTATAGTGAAATTGATCGTGATCCCGTTGAACGAACCATATCGGTTGCCTATTATGCTTTAATCAATATTGAAAATCATAATGCCGAATTGATTCAGAATTATCATCCACAATGGTTTAAAGTTGCTGACGCACCAAAATTAATTTTTGACCACGACAGTATGGTAAGGCACGCCATTAGAAGATTGCGTTATAGAACTTCGATGAAGCCCGTTGGATTTGAACTCTTGCCGGAGAAATTCACGATGCGTCAACTATTGGAATTGTATGAATCTATTTTAGATAAAGAATTGGACAAGAGAAATTTTATCAGCAAAATCAATTCGCTGGACATTCTAGTAAAATTGGACGAGAAAGACATGCAGTCCTCCCGAAAAGGATCCTATCTTTATACTTTCGACAAAGAAAAATACGATGCCAAGTTATTGAATGACTTCGTTTTGAATCTATAA